The proteins below are encoded in one region of Paenibacillus thermoaerophilus:
- the msrA gene encoding peptide-methionine (S)-S-oxide reductase MsrA, protein MKTANPNGGIPMAEHQTELATFAGGCFWCMVKPFDRLPGVIRVTSGYTGGHTENPTYEEVCSGTTGHTEAVEIEFDPNVIPYEELVGLFWQQIDPTDAGGQFHDRGSSYRPAIFYHSEKQKAIAEASKKELQESGRFDKPIAVEISPAQTFYPAEDYHQDYYKKNPLRYQLYLKGSGREAFIQKHWKAKSKEEEQRLREKLTPLQYEVTQNNATEPPFRNEYWDHNEEGIYVDIVSGEPLFSSKDKFDSGCGWPSFTQPLDESAIREELDLSHGMIRTEVRSREADSHLGHVFHDGPGPNGLRYCINSAALRFIPKKDLVKEGYGRYLKLFE, encoded by the coding sequence ATGAAAACAGCAAATCCGAATGGAGGGATACCGATGGCGGAACATCAGACAGAACTGGCCACGTTTGCCGGAGGATGCTTTTGGTGCATGGTAAAGCCGTTCGACCGGTTGCCGGGCGTCATCCGCGTCACTTCGGGTTATACGGGAGGACATACGGAAAATCCGACCTACGAGGAGGTGTGCTCGGGAACGACGGGCCACACGGAGGCGGTTGAAATCGAATTCGATCCGAACGTCATTCCGTATGAGGAGCTGGTGGGCCTCTTCTGGCAGCAGATCGACCCGACCGACGCCGGAGGACAGTTCCACGACAGGGGATCTTCCTATCGCCCGGCGATCTTTTACCACTCGGAGAAGCAAAAAGCCATTGCCGAAGCCTCCAAAAAGGAATTGCAGGAAAGCGGCCGGTTCGACAAACCGATCGCGGTGGAAATCTCGCCTGCGCAAACCTTCTATCCCGCGGAGGACTACCACCAGGATTACTACAAGAAAAATCCACTGCGGTACCAACTGTACCTGAAAGGCTCCGGCCGGGAAGCTTTTATCCAAAAACACTGGAAGGCCAAAAGCAAAGAAGAAGAGCAGCGCCTGAGGGAAAAGCTTACTCCGCTGCAATACGAGGTCACGCAGAACAACGCGACGGAGCCGCCTTTCCGCAACGAGTATTGGGATCACAACGAGGAAGGCATCTACGTCGACATCGTATCCGGCGAGCCCCTGTTCAGCTCGAAGGACAAATTCGATTCGGGCTGCGGCTGGCCGAGCTTTACGCAGCCTTTGGACGAGTCGGCGATTCGGGAAGAACTTGACCTCAGCCACGGCATGATCCGCACGGAGGTGCGCAGCCGGGAAGCCGATTCGCACCTGGGGCATGTGTTCCACGACGGGCCGGGACCGAACGGCCTTCGGTACTGCATCAACTCGGCGGCGCTGCGCTTTATCCCGAAAAAAGATCTGGTCAAGGAAGGCTATGGCCGCTATCTGAAGCTGTTTGAATAA
- a CDS encoding DNA polymerase IV, which translates to MTASRTVLLADCQSFYASVEKAANRHIRDKPVVVAGDPKRRSGIVLAACPIAKRYGVTAAESLREALNKCPGLVVVQPRMRHYIDISLQITRILESYTDLVEPFSIDEQFVDITGSLALYGCSAVELARHIQMRVFEETGIRTRIGISENKLLAKIGCDLFAKKNETGIYELSRDRLPDIRGMELNKLFGIGTRTMRHLHRIGIYTAGELADMPLAVLKRKLAAAVGKNADIWAEVLWRTANGIDDSPVTPDAFGPQKGIGRQTTLPVDYTDETAIQVVLLELSALVCERSRRKGYQGSVVSVGVQGADFDRPGGFSRQMKLEMPTNVTREVYAAAKAVFRKHWDGKPVRKVWLSLGDLQEDGVLQLSLFGDRERWLELERTVDGLKDKYGQMSLFWAASLMPGSQLKLLDNKIGGHLK; encoded by the coding sequence ATGACCGCTTCCCGGACCGTGCTGCTGGCGGACTGCCAGTCGTTTTACGCTTCGGTGGAGAAGGCGGCGAACCGGCACATCCGGGATAAGCCGGTGGTGGTGGCGGGCGATCCGAAGCGCCGCAGCGGCATTGTGCTGGCCGCCTGTCCGATCGCCAAACGTTACGGCGTCACCGCGGCGGAGAGCTTGCGGGAGGCGCTGAACAAGTGCCCGGGCCTCGTCGTGGTGCAGCCGCGCATGCGGCATTACATCGATATTTCTCTGCAGATTACCCGCATTCTGGAATCGTATACGGATCTGGTCGAGCCGTTTTCGATCGACGAGCAGTTCGTGGACATTACGGGCAGCTTGGCCTTGTACGGCTGCAGCGCGGTCGAGCTCGCGCGCCATATCCAGATGCGGGTGTTCGAGGAGACGGGAATCCGTACCCGGATCGGCATCTCGGAAAACAAGCTGCTGGCCAAGATCGGCTGCGACCTGTTCGCCAAAAAAAACGAAACGGGTATTTACGAGCTGAGCCGGGACCGTCTGCCGGACATTCGGGGGATGGAGCTGAACAAGCTGTTCGGGATCGGCACCCGCACGATGAGGCATCTCCACCGGATCGGCATTTATACGGCGGGAGAGCTGGCGGATATGCCGCTGGCCGTGCTGAAGCGCAAGCTTGCGGCCGCCGTCGGCAAGAACGCCGACATCTGGGCCGAGGTGCTGTGGCGGACGGCGAACGGCATCGATGATTCGCCCGTTACGCCCGACGCGTTCGGTCCGCAAAAAGGGATCGGACGCCAGACGACGCTGCCCGTCGACTACACCGACGAGACGGCGATCCAGGTCGTGCTGCTGGAGCTGTCCGCGCTGGTCTGCGAGCGCAGCCGCCGGAAGGGCTACCAGGGATCGGTCGTCAGCGTGGGCGTGCAGGGCGCCGACTTCGACCGTCCCGGCGGATTCAGCCGGCAGATGAAGCTGGAGATGCCGACAAACGTGACGCGGGAGGTGTATGCGGCGGCCAAGGCGGTGTTCCGGAAGCACTGGGACGGCAAGCCGGTACGCAAGGTGTGGTTGTCGCTGGGCGACCTGCAGGAAGACGGGGTCCTCCAACTGAGTCTGTTCGGGGACCGGGAGAGATGGCTCGAGCTGGAACGCACAGTGGACGGCTTGAAGGACAAATACGGCCAGATGTCATT